caaaattccatccgaGTTCGGTGGGTTTACAAGCCTATTCTACCTCAACCTTTCTCATACAGGGTTTGCAGGACAAGTCCCATCCCAAGTCTCCCACCTGTCAAAATTGGTTTCACTTGATATCTCCTCTTCGATTTATGACTATGAGAAATTTACAATTGACAAACATGCTCTGGAGGGACTTGTTCACAACCTATCCGAGGTCAGACATCTGTTTTTGGATGGAATGGACATGTCTTCTGTTAATGCTCATGTCTTCATGAATCTATCCTCTTCTCTAAGGTCTCTCAGTCTTGCTTATTGTGATTTGCAAGGAAAATTCCCAAAAAACATTTTTGATTTGccaaacctcaatctcctcaacttgGGAAGCAACCCAATCCTCAGTCTTGATCCTTTGAAGTTGAATCGGAGCAGCAATCTTGAACATTTGGATCTGTCGTCCATGTCCTTCTCTACAGAATTCATTGATTCAGTTGATAATCTACAGGCCTTAAAGTACTTAGATCTATCAGGACATTTTTTCTCTCAACGATTGTCTGTCTCAAAAACAAAATCGGGGTACTTGTTTACTGGAGACGCAAATTTTTTTGGAGGATTGCCTGACTCGATGGGGAATCTTGTGTCTTTGAAGTTTTTAGATCTCTCCTATTCCAACTTATCAGGAACGGTTCCAAGATCACTGGGGAATCTCTTGCAACTCACTCATTTAGACTTGTCGGGGAACCAATTTAGTGGACAAATTCCATCGTCAATTCTAAACCTAACGCAGTTGGAATACTTGAAAATATCTGAAAATTCATTAGAAGGTTCCATTCCAGATGAGGTAACCGCTTTTCCtaacttaatatatttatatttagataACAATTTACTCAATGGAACACTTCCGTCATGGTTGTATACTGCTCCCCCCTTAAAGAGAATAGATCTCTCTAAAAATCAATTCAGTGGACATATCAAAGAATTCCAATCCAAATCACTAGAATTGATATGGTTAGAGAATAATAAACTCCAAGGTCCTCTTCCATCTTCAATATTCCAACTTCTCAATCTTACCGGACTCAAGTTATCCTCAAATAATCTTAGTGGTGTCATAGAGTTTAGCATGTTCTCAAACCTTCCAAATCTCGAATATCTTGACCTTTCATATAACAGCCTATCCTTAACATCTAATACTACTTCTACTGTTAATCTTACAAGCTTATTTTTGTCATCTTGCAATCTTAGTGAATTCCCCCAATTTTTGAAAGGGCTTAAAAGTTTGGAAAGCTTAGACCTCTCTTGCAACAAAATTGAAGGCAAGATTCCACAGTGGATGCAAGAGGTGGGGAATGGCTCTTTGACTTACTTAAAATGTATCTCACAACTCTTTGACAGAAGTTGAGCACTTTCCATGGAATAATATTGCAGTTCTTGACTTAAGCTCCAATTTGATCCGTGGAAATCTTCCGATTCCAGCTTCGACCATAAGAGTCTTTTTGATCTCAAATAATAGTTTCAATGGAGAGGTCTCTTCTTTAATAtgcaatgccacttatcttcaaaTTCTTGATTTGTCCCACAATTACTTGAGTGGATCAATTCCGCAATGTTTTGGAAATTTGAGCTACTGGcttgaattcttgaatctgaAGAAGAACAAGTTTTATGGGACGATTCCTCCAGCATTCGCAAAGGGATGCCAATTGAGTAATTTCAACTTAAATGGAAATCTGTTAGAAGGGCCTTTGACACCATCCATCCTTAATTGTAGAGGTCTGGAAGTGCTAGATCTTGGTAACAACAAGATCAATGATACATTTCCTCATTGGTTGGGCAGTCTTCCATTTTTGCAAGTTCTTGTATTGAAGGCTATCATAAATCTAGAGAAGATTGGGAGTACAATGTCGTACATGGGGGTGAATTGTCCTGGAAGTGGCTTCTATACCTATTCCATTGGAATTGTTATGAAAGGACAAGATATGGACTTAAACAATCAGTTTGAAGGGGGTATTCCAGAGGTTTTTGGGAAGCTTAACTTACTGAAAGGGCTCAACCTTTCTCATAATAACCTTAATGGTGGTATCCCCACCTCAATAGGGAATTTGACAAGTCTTGAATGGTTGGACCTATCTTCAAACAGGTTGTCTGGGACGATTCCAAATAGATTGGCAGATCTGCCATTTCTTTCGTCCTTCAATGTTTCTGAAAATAAACTCCATGGTCAGATTCCTCAAGGCAAACAGTTCAACACATTTGGAAATGATTCATATGAAGGAAACAAGGGAAAATAAACTCCATGGTCAGATTCCTCAAGGCAAACAGTTCAACACATTTGGAAATGATTCATATGAAGGAAACAAGGGATTATGTGGATTTCCGGTCTCGAAAGGTTGCAACATCATTGAGCCACCACCTCTAAATGTGCTTGAAAAAGATGGCTCAAAATCAAACATTACTTTTGGTTGGAAAGTGGTGTTGATAGGTTATGGATGCGGAGTGGTGTTCGGAATGTCCGTGGGATATGTTGTTTTCCAAACTGGTAAGCCGAAATGGTTGGTGAATTTGTTGAAATCCAACATGAGAAGAAGCGAAGAAGAAAGTCAAAGGATGGCAGTCGCAGAAATGGACGAAGAAGGATCTAGTTAGTGGAAATGATGTTCAAGTGTTGATGTTGTATCTTCATAATTTCTTGTTTTGaagtctttcaatttttttcctatgGTGAAAGGTTGCATTGGCATGCATCTGTCTTTGTTATTGTGACAATTCATCTATATTTCATTGCATTACATAGTATTTGTaagggtttgttttaaatgtaacATTTTGTATGGTTCAACTATTTATGTCTTCTTTCATGACTTTCATTTTTGAGTCTCAATAATCTCTGCATTCAAGATTTTGTCAGCTTATTAATTGGtaaaaattatatgaataaacttttataaatataaatatgaataaacttttataaatataaagtGTAATTTATGAGTCGAGTTATTCAATAAGAAAAAAAACCCTCATTTCAATGTTCAATATATATGAAATTCTACAAAATTAATTTCTtctaatatttttactttttgtgaTTAAGTTTAAAATACTTTTCAATTACTAAATCTTAGTCCGAGCCAACCTATTGGCTCGACTAACtatttagaaaatataatatgtttatattaaaaattttatatttaaataaaaattcaagacGAGTTGTCTAGAATTTGTGAAAATGCTGTCCACGACCTAGCACATATTGGACAATCCTATTGAACTAGGTAGGTAGTGTGAGCTTGCCTTGAAAGTGCTAATAAATCCAATTGAGTCAAGACTTAAGACTTCTTATTCAACTTTAGACCCAAATTGGGTAATCATATTAGACGGATAGTTTGATACTTAAATATATCTAATcacaatatatataattaaatgagCAAACATAAAACCTTGGTTCTAAAACTCCATGCTTCCTCTTTTGTTAACTTTATGTTTAACTCTTCGGCCAACTTTTTCAAATGTTGTAAGGTTCCCACTGTCAGTATTATACCATTTTGATCTCCACTATTACATtataatcatattaaaaaaataaaaaatagaaaaaaatcagtCAAATGGCATGataatttcttttcaaaattgttcactttgattcttcatacatatttaacttatttcaaGAAAGTATTGGAAAAAATTATGGCATACAAATATAATACTAACCTGAATATTGTAATGGGAATGGCTTGTTGAAGAAGGTTTTTAAGTGCAGGGAGCATGTCAAGGTCCTTATCAGCTTCGTTGTATTTAAAATTAGTTCTAAAAAAATAAGAGtgaaatataatgaaaattttaaggctAGCAATTTTTACACGACATTCACCTCAATAAAcaagtaatttattttattttcttaagaaATAGGTGACAATATAGAAAGAGAAAAATTGACCGCGAGtcttaaaacttgaatttaaaataatttctaaaaagtatttatatgaatatattgGAAAAAAAGTTCATCTTGTCTCAAATTTTAGGGGAAAACTTACGTGAAATAACCCTTCCATCTATATGACAAGTTGGTTCGAATCCCATGGAAAGCTTTTTGAACTTCTGAAAGAATAAAGTAAAATTGCACTCTTAATGGAAGACACATGTCTACTTCTGTGCTAACTATAAGAACCAATactaaaaaataaagttttacgCTTTTGATATaaccaataaaagaaaaataacacaaaatcaaTTTTACTCAATTGATCAGTTAATTCAATTCTATAGGAACTTATGTTATATGTAGTTTCGAGTTGAAGTAAAATAAGAGGAATGTAAAGAACTAaatgaaaacatgttttcccAAGTCCAAATCTAGCTCATTTTCAGCATTAGGAGGGCGAAAGACAACAAATAGCTTTTGTCAGGAGTAATTATGAGCATTGGTCTTGAAAGTAGCCAAACCGGCCTCGAACTCAAGGTTTTTGCATTTTGCGCTTCAAGTGGTTGCAGCATCAATGAGACACGACCTCCAAATGTGCTGGAAAAGGATGGCTCAAAAGCAAACATTGCTTTTGGTTGGAAAGTGGTGTTGGTAGGTTATGGATGCCGGGTAGTGTTTGGAATGGCCATGGGATGTGTTGTTTTCCAAACTGGTAAGGCAAAAAGGTTCGTGAATTTGGTTGAAGACCAACATGAGAAGAGGCGAAGAAGAAAGCCAAAATATAGCAATCGCATCAGTGGATGAAGAAGGATCTGGTTGGTGCAAATGAAGTTAAAGCATTTGTGCTGTGTCTTCATAATTTCTTGTTTAGTAGTCTATCAGAAAGTTTTTCCTATGGTGAAAAGTGAAGTTTTTCCTATGGTGAAAAGTTGCATTGGTATGTGTCTGTTTTAATGATTGTACCAATTCCTCTGTATTTCATTGCATTTCGTACTATTTGTAAGGGTTTAGTTCGAGTGTAACATCTTGTATGGTGCAACTATGTATGTCTTCTTTcttgaatttcaatttttagtAAACATTATACTGctcaacataaaaaaaatacatgtagaATTACAAAAGTTCAATTATTCAAGTTCGAGTTGCATTTATAAACACGTGACGATGagaattcatgatgtgttataAGCAAGAAGACTTTGTAATTTCATGAATGttaattattttacttctttggtaaaaaaaagtaatcaatcttatgaatgaaaaatatagggTAAAGAGGAAGTAGTTGTTAACCTTTTCGATTTAGTTGTTAACCTTTTCGAaagtaaatattttagtcactctctTGTTAGTTGTTGTTAAATGAGTGACCAAAAGCTGATGTGGGCTTTTTTTATtagtctaataacaaatttaggcctccaatgtttacacattctatcaatttgatcctagatataaaaaaaatcaacaaatttagccctgaATGTTAACAAAACTTGTgattttagttcaaattctaaaaaatttaataaatttaacccttaatattttcaaaaattagcaatttagttctaattctaaaaattttaatatatatatattttaaaaaatatttttaatcctCTGTCTCACCCTTTGATTTTTTAGATgagcaaaaatcaaaatatatcattatgtctttttgttttaaagctaaaagagataaaaaaatgaaaagctaaaatgacttttcgtttgtaaagttaaaaaatgctaaataaatcattatgtctttttaattttaattttttacttgattaaaagagaaataattaacgaaagaaaaataattattcccaaataaatttatcaggttttagatttaaattatgaggctatatatatatataagtatacacATTTTTATGAAATACAAGATTTTGCTAAAAGAAAAAGCATCCAATTTtaagaatgaaaaatataaatcCTTTCATTTTGAATTGCAACTTTATCCTGCCTAAATTCCTCAACCATGAACCACCCATCAGGGCAGCCTCAAAATGAACTTCCTTGGTCCGCCGGATTCTGCGATTGTTGCTCTGACCTGAAAACTTGTaaccctttcttctttcttcaaaATCAGTTGTGtcattttaaatatatgaattagtttatcaattaaatatatgGACATTTCAGGTTGCATTTCATACTGTTGCCCATGCATCACCTTTGGCCAGATTGCTGAGATTGTTGATAAAGGGTCGACTTGTAAGTTATTAATTTCTAAATTGAAATCTTATCATCTTAGGTTTgcagacatatatatatttaaagagatattatgtaattaataataatgttgaaaaaCACTGTTGGATGGTGCAGCATGTGGGGCAAGTGGGGCAGTATACACATTAATAATGTTCATCACCGGGTGTGGGTGCTTATATTCTTGCTGCTACCGATCCAAACTGAGAAAGCAGTATAACTTGAAAGGAGGCCATTGTGGCGATTGCATGCGTCATTTCTGCTGCGAGCCTTGTGCTTTGACACAAGAGTATCGTGAGCTCCAGAACCGTGGATTCGACATGTCTATCGGTATGTCTACATACCAATATTATACCccttttaattattcttaataTAACTTCAAGTATATTAATTGAGTAGCTGTAAACAAATATCTCCGAATAAATATGTTAGTAATGATGAGATAAATTATTGTTTGAGGTCATTAATTTTGTGGgggtatatttatatatgcagGTTGGCATGCAAATGTGGGAAGAACCCAGGGCTGGCAATGGCTCCAGCGGTAGAAAAAGGCATGAGCaaatagatgatgatgatgatcgcTGCATTAATATCGTCTTTATATGTAACACTTAATTCCTTTGCTTTCCATAATTGGTGCCAATTGGATTTCAAGTTATGTATGTTTGTGATTGTCAAAATGTGACTCTGTTAAATAGTAAATAGCATTTTTTAAAAGGGTTCATATATATCGTGATACCTAAAGTTGGCAACTTCTACTTTGTATCAAAATCGGTACATAAACTTGAAAATTGTAAGTCAACTTGGTATTTTTATAAGTATGATGATGTTGGTGTAGTGTGAGGAAGAAGACTTGAATgggtttgattatttttaataatacagGAATTTACGTATTATAAGTAAATAGACACTCACATTCTTTACGTATTATAAGGAAGAAGACTAAGTCAATCTACTTTGTAATCTCATCAATCTTAATTTTCTCAATTGTTCAGGGAGTTCAAATGAAATAcaaaattttggtaaaaaaatgTATCCAATTttgtgaatgaaaaatatatggtaAAAAAGATTTGGTATCAATACTTCGGCGCGGGTATCAATACTCGATACATTGCTTTTGGTTGGAAAGTAGTGTTTGGAATGGCCATGGGATGTGTTGTTTTCCAAACCGGTAAGGCGAAAAGGTTTGTGAATTTGGTTGAAGACCAACATGAGAAGAGGCGAAGAAGAAAACCAAAATATAGCAATCGCATCAATGGATGAAGAAGGATCTAGTTGGTGCAAATGAAGTTAAAGCCTTTCTGCTGTGTCTTCATAATTTCTTGTTTAGTAGTCTGTCAGAAAGTTTTTCCTATGGTGAAAAGTTGCATTGGTATGTGTCTGTCTTTATGATTGTACCAATTCCTCTGTATTTCATTGCATTTTGTACTATTTGTAAGGGTTTAGTTCGAGTGTAACATCTTGTATGGTGCAACTATGTATGTCTTCTTTcttgaatttcaatttttagtAAACATTATACTGCTCACCATAAAAAAAGATACATGAAGAATTACAAAATATTCAATTATTCAAGTTCGAGTTGCATTTATAAACACGTGATGATGATGAGAATTCATGAACATAAGGTATGGTTTGAGCCCTTTTGCCATATGCATTTATGTTGCAGGCGTTCAAACATGGAATAATTCAACCTGCCTTTGTGTATTCTTAATTTTGTGCCAAACCTATATATCTATCgacaaatttaagaaaaatatttacaatagCATTGCAGAGTAACATATTTAAGATTGGATTACACAGTCAAAAGATTGCAGCAACGATGAGATTAATCCAATTACAGGAATTGATATCCTAAATGGCTTTTAGGTACGTAGCTTCATTGACGGTACAAACGAGTTAAAAATTCCAGCATTCATGTCTTTGTTTTCCCTCAAGTAAACGTAGTCAATACTGCAAATGGTGTGGAAGTATTGTACATTGTGGCCCAAATGTCCAAAATTTCCACATTGCTTGTAAGTTAAGTTTGGATGAGAGAGATAGGAGGAAGCAACAGCAAGTGTGAAGTCAATAGACAATTGATAGTCTTAGTGTTTGTCTTTTTTTGTC
The genomic region above belongs to Gossypium hirsutum isolate 1008001.06 chromosome D05, Gossypium_hirsutum_v2.1, whole genome shotgun sequence and contains:
- the LOC107941880 gene encoding receptor-like protein 6 — encoded protein: MASYLFLCLFLFFPHLYASFSSSGSHSCSSLTQFKNSFSITQTEGASLSCNEIAGLKSYPKTNSWKEGTDCCSWDGVTCDHLNAHVIALDLSCSWLYGNFPPNTTLFLLPHLQKLNLAYNDFNLSKIPSEFGGFTSLFYLNLSHTGFAGQVPSQVSHLSKLVSLDISSSIYDYEKFTIDKHALEGLVHNLSEVRHLFLDGMDMSSVNAHVFMNLSSSLRSLSLAYCDLQGKFPKNIFDLPNLNLLNLGSNPILSLDPLKLNRSSNLEHLDLSSMSFSTEFIDSVDNLQALKYLDLSGHFFSQRLSVSKTKSGYLFTGDANFFGGLPDSMGNLVSLKFLDLSYSNLSGTVPRSLGNLLQLTHLDLSGNQFSGQIPSSILNLTQLEYLKISENSLEGSIPDEGLKVWKA
- the LOC107944383 gene encoding receptor-like protein 9DC3; translation: MQEVGNGSLTYLKFLDLSSNLIRGNLPIPASTIRVFLISNNSFNGEVSSLICNATYLQILDLSHNYLSGSIPQCFGNLSYWLEFLNLKKNKFYGTIPPAFAKGCQLSNFNLNGNLLEGPLTPSILNCRGLEVLDLGNNKINDTFPHWLGSLPFLQVLVLKAIINLEKIGSTMSYMGVNCPGSGFYTYSIGIVMKGQDMDLNNQFEGGIPEVFGKLNLLKGLNLSHNNLNGGIPTSIGNLTSLEWLDLSSNRFLKANSSTHLEMIHMKETRENKLHGQIPQGKQFNTFGNDSYEGNKGLCGFPVSKGCNIIEPPPLNVLEKDGSKSNITFGWKVVLIGYGCGVVFGMSVGYVVFQTGKPKWLVNLLKSNMRRSEEESQRMAVAEMDEEGSS